CACTAGAACAATGGTCACCAAGATCCATTGAAGCAGCCAACTGTTGTATTGGCCGATGGTTGCGTCAACAAAGGCTGCGGCACCCGGGATAAAGTGGCTGCCCATTTCAAGCACGAACACCGGCAAGGTCAGTGCGGCTGCAATTACGGTATCCCGCCATAGGTCGGCCGCTTCATCTCCACGTTTTTCATCAAGGGAGTGTGTTGGGGCCTCTGGGTCCAGCGCAGTCACCTTGTAGCCCGCTTGGGTAATCGCACGTGACACATCTGCCCGCGTGGCGCTGCCCTTCAGCCAAGAAACGGTCGCGGTAGATGTCGCAAGATTAACCGACGCGTCGATTACGCCTGGCACCGCCAGCGCACCGCGTTCCGCTCGCCCGACGCAAGAGGCGCAAGACAGGCCCTCCACCTCGAAACGCGCGTTCTCAATCACCGCCGGATAGCCAGCCTCCGACACCGCTTTCACGAGAGTTGCGGCATCCACGCCGTCGGCATCCACGTCCGCATACGAAGTTGCAAGGTTCACCCCCGCCGATAGGACACCGGGAACGGCCTTCAACGCGCGCTCGGCGCGCCCCACGCAAGAGGCGCAGGACAGACCTTCGATTTCAAAGGAGATGTGGGTAGATTCCACCATAGGAGCGGCCTCGGGAACATATCGGAGACTCGCTATATGGGGCTTCCATCTACTGGAAGGTCAAGCCCTAAGCAGTTTTAAGAAGACCCACAGTCCGAAACACACGAATGCGCTTTGGACTTGCAGTTAAGTGTGGAGTTTTATCATGGGCCACGAACGAGATCGTAGGACAGTCACAGAGCTCTAAGTGAGGCTCCAGCTATTCAATCAAAAGATCGCTCATCCCACCCCCTTTGATCCGAGGAAGGTTCTCATTGGAAAAGCGCGGCTCGAGCACCTAAATAACAGCCTAAGGAAATGTATCGAGAGGACCGCCGCCATGAAATACGCCAAGACCGAAGAAGCCCTGGCCAAGTTGACTCCGGAACAGTTTCGGGTAACTCAAGAAAGTGGAACAGAACGCGCATTCACAGGCGAGCTTACGGATAACAAAGCACCCGGTATCTATGTGGATATCGTTTCTGGTGAGCCTCTGTTCGCATCATCCGACAAATTCGAATCCGGGTGCGGCTGGCCTAGCTTTACCAAACCCATCGTCACCGATCACGTGACCGAGCATCGCGATGTCGGCTTCGGCATGGTCCGAACCGAAGTGCGATCCATGCACGGCGACAGCCATCTTGGCCACGTCTTCCCTGACGGCCCCGCCGACCGCGGTGGGCTGCGCTATTGCATCAACTCCGCCAGCCTGCGCTTCATCCATCGTGATGATATGGAAGCCGAAGGTTATGGCGAATTTTTAGATCAAGTGGAGAACATCGAATGACTGAGCGTGCAGTTCTTGCCGGCGGTTGCTTCTGGGGTATGCAGGACTTGATCCGCAAGATGCCCGGCGTGGTCTCTACCCGCGTAGGCTACACTGGCGGCGACGTAGAGAATGCGACCTATCGCAACCATGGCACCCACGCCGAAGGGATCGAAATCGTGTTCGACCCGAAGGTGATGAGCTACCGCAAGCTGCTGGAGTTCTTCTTCCAGATCCACGACCCAAGCACACCTAACCGCCAAGGCAATGATCGAGGCTTGTCCTACCGCTCCGCCATTTACTACACGGACGAGATCCAAAAAGAGGTCGCGCTCGATACCATCGCCGATGTGGATGCCTCAGGCCTTTGGCCTGCCAAGGTCGTCACAGAAGTAGAGGCAGTCGGAGATTTCTGGGAAGCAGAACCAGAACACCAGGACTATCTGGAACGAATTCCGAACGGTTACACTTGCCACTTCGTGCGCCCAGATTGGGTCCTACCAAAGCGCGCGTAGTTCAACGAAAATGCACATGGCGAAGAAGGCATCTCTAGGCTTTCTTGGAGAACGGATCCTTCGCCGTGTGCAGCTTTAGATGCCTCATGAATGCCCGAACGACACCGTGTACGGGTCGATGATCCGGCGTCACAAAGTAACTGCGATACTCGATCTGCGAGGCGAACGGACGAAACACCAGATCGTCGGACCGATATTGCACGACAGGAAATGGGTTAACGACCGTTAGTCCTAGCCCCTCCATCGCAAGGTCCACAGCGGCGAACGATGTCGACACCTCCGCCACTATGCGCGGAACGCTCCGGCAGGCATGAAGAATTTTCTCAAGCTGCGCTCTGCGCACATGGCGGTGGGTCAACGCAATCAGCGCCTGGTCATGCAAGTCCACGGGGTCGATCATCCGTTTCTCTGCCAGCGGGTGATCGCTCGCCATAACGCACACAGCGCCAGAGGTTCTGTATGGCGTCAGCTTCACCCCATCCCGGGAAAGCTCAACCCCGGTGAAGCCAAGATCAAAGCGCTCATCAAGAATACCGCGAATAACCTCCTCGGACGACGAAACCTCCAAGCTCACAAAGTAGTGCGGGTTGATCTTCAGGAACGTCGCGATGTGGTGAACCAAAAACCGGTGCGCATATGTCGGCGGCGCTACGATCCGAAGTGTTTCCTGCGCGGGTTCAGGTGGCCCATCGATACGATCCAGCGCTTCGAATAACAGATCGAGCCTTCTGTTGAGCTGCGCTGCGTCATTGGTTGCACGTAGCCGCCCGCCGTCCCGTTCAAAGAGTATCCGCCCTGTTCGAGATTCGAGGCTAGAGACAGAACGACTGATAGCGGACTGTGACAACCCGAGCCGAATGGCCGCTTTCGAGGTTGTGCCGCTTTCCATCAATGCACGAAACGCCTGATATTCGGGCAAGCTGTGCCAAGTTTTAGTCGCCATTGCGCCCCTGCGATAAAGTCATGGATGTATGATATATTATCATCCTCTTTTCTGTGGTCCATGAAAGTTTATGCAGTAACCTTGGTGCATCTCTGGGAAAGCCTGCCAAGTGACCGATCACAAAACGCCCGTCGTACTCGACGGCCACAATGACGTTCTATTGAAACTATACCGCGCTGGCGGGCTTTCGGCCTCCGAGAGCTTCCTGACGGGACGTGACGGTGCGATTGACGCAATCTCTGCCAAGGCTGGCGGATTCGGCGGCGGTTTCTTCGCAGTTTACGTCCCTTCCCCGTCAAATCTAGAGCTGAAGTTCGAGGAGATGTCCAAAGCCTCTTATGCCCTTCCGCTACCCGATCCGATCGATTGGGAAGACGCGTTTCCGGTCGTGATGGCCCAAGCCGCGATCCTTTTTGATCTGGAGAAACGCGGCGCTCTGACGGTCTGCCGGACTGCAGCGGACCTGCGCGCAGCATTGGGCGCTGGAAAAATGGCTGCGATTTTCCACATCGAGGGCGCCGAAGCGATTGATGCAGACCTGCATACGCTGGAGGTGCTGTATCAAGCAGGCCTGCGCTCGATCGGCCCGGTATGGAGCCGCTCGACAATCTTTGGCCACGGCGTCCCTTTCAGATTTCCCAGTTCCCCTGACATCGGTAGCGGCTTGACGGATCACGGCCTGCGACTGGTTAAGCGCTGCAACGAACTGGGAATAATGCTAGACTTGTCGCACCTAAATGAAGCAGGCTTCTGGGATGTGGCCCGCCATTCATCTCAACCTTTGGTTGCGACACATTCGAATGCCCACGCGATATGCCCACATAGTCGCAATCTGACCGATAAACAGCTTGCTGCCATCCGCGAAAGCGACGGCATGGTCGGGCTGAACTTCGCGGTGGCGTTTTTGCGGGATGACGGCCGCATGTTAGCGGATGTCCCGTTGGAACAAATGCTCAGGCATCTGGATCATCTGATCGAGCATCTGGGCGAAGATCGTGTCGGACTCGGCTCGGATTACGACGGGGCAGTGGTGCCGGAGGATGTGACCTCCTGCGCCGGACTGCCCAAACTGAGACAGGCAATGGCGAAGCATGGCTACGACGACGCGTTAATCGCCAAGCTCTGCCACGAAAACTGGCTTCGCGTCCTAGAAAAAACTTGGGGATCCTAACCTCGAAGGACGCAAACTTTACTGAAACAGAACAGGAGAGGTTCTAACAATGAATGCTTTAAATAGACTGCTGACCAGCGCGGCACTCGGGCTCGCCGTCAGCGTGACGTCTTTTGGCGCAATCGCCGAAACACCAGCCAATATGCTGGTCATCGCGAACCGCATTGACGATGTAACCACAATCGACCCCGCCGAAAGCTTCGAATTTGCCGGCTCTGACATCAGCCGGAACGTATATAACCGTTTGGTCAATCTGGATCCGATGGATCTGGCCGCAGGCTACAAGCCGGACTTGGCCGAAAGCTGGGAAGTGTCCGAGGACGGCAAGACGATCACCTTCACCATGCGTGAAGGGGCAAAGTTCGAGTCTGGTAACCCTGTGCGGGCAGAGGACGCGGCCTTCTCGCTGCAGCGTGCCGTGATCCTGAACAAAACACCTGCGTTTATCCTGACCCAGTTCGGCTTCACCCCAGAAAACGTGGCCGAGACCATCAAGGCCGACGGCAACAAGCTGATGATCACGACGGACAAGAAATACGCGACGTCCTTCGTGCTCAACTGCCTCACCGCAACAATCGGCGGCAT
Above is a window of Litoreibacter janthinus DNA encoding:
- the msrB gene encoding peptide-methionine (R)-S-oxide reductase MsrB — encoded protein: MKYAKTEEALAKLTPEQFRVTQESGTERAFTGELTDNKAPGIYVDIVSGEPLFASSDKFESGCGWPSFTKPIVTDHVTEHRDVGFGMVRTEVRSMHGDSHLGHVFPDGPADRGGLRYCINSASLRFIHRDDMEAEGYGEFLDQVENIE
- the msrA gene encoding peptide-methionine (S)-S-oxide reductase MsrA; the encoded protein is MTERAVLAGGCFWGMQDLIRKMPGVVSTRVGYTGGDVENATYRNHGTHAEGIEIVFDPKVMSYRKLLEFFFQIHDPSTPNRQGNDRGLSYRSAIYYTDEIQKEVALDTIADVDASGLWPAKVVTEVEAVGDFWEAEPEHQDYLERIPNGYTCHFVRPDWVLPKRA
- a CDS encoding LysR substrate-binding domain-containing protein — its product is MATKTWHSLPEYQAFRALMESGTTSKAAIRLGLSQSAISRSVSSLESRTGRILFERDGGRLRATNDAAQLNRRLDLLFEALDRIDGPPEPAQETLRIVAPPTYAHRFLVHHIATFLKINPHYFVSLEVSSSEEVIRGILDERFDLGFTGVELSRDGVKLTPYRTSGAVCVMASDHPLAEKRMIDPVDLHDQALIALTHRHVRRAQLEKILHACRSVPRIVAEVSTSFAAVDLAMEGLGLTVVNPFPVVQYRSDDLVFRPFASQIEYRSYFVTPDHRPVHGVVRAFMRHLKLHTAKDPFSKKA
- a CDS encoding dipeptidase → MTDHKTPVVLDGHNDVLLKLYRAGGLSASESFLTGRDGAIDAISAKAGGFGGGFFAVYVPSPSNLELKFEEMSKASYALPLPDPIDWEDAFPVVMAQAAILFDLEKRGALTVCRTAADLRAALGAGKMAAIFHIEGAEAIDADLHTLEVLYQAGLRSIGPVWSRSTIFGHGVPFRFPSSPDIGSGLTDHGLRLVKRCNELGIMLDLSHLNEAGFWDVARHSSQPLVATHSNAHAICPHSRNLTDKQLAAIRESDGMVGLNFAVAFLRDDGRMLADVPLEQMLRHLDHLIEHLGEDRVGLGSDYDGAVVPEDVTSCAGLPKLRQAMAKHGYDDALIAKLCHENWLRVLEKTWGS